The following coding sequences lie in one Saccharopolyspora hordei genomic window:
- a CDS encoding 3-oxoacyl-ACP reductase has translation MADRYQQFTSSALGRQVVKRLGLPAPTPLRRHRPGDPVVAGPVLLGAAPGSRLGEAIESVTKNAQAQVHRTPAEGERYAALVFDATGIRSSEQLHELHTFFSPTIRQIDRCGRLVVLGTPPETVSDPRERAAQRALEGFVRTAGKELKRGATAQLVHVADGAEGAVESTLRFLLSAKSAYVSGQVVRIGPAEVPDVDWEKPLQDKVALVTGASRGIGEAIAETLARDGAHVVCLDVPAQGGDLARVANRIGGSTLQLDITAEDAPQRIADHVAQRHDGVDVVVHNAGITRDKTIGRMSRQQWDAVLAVNLTSQERINEVLLADGSPLRRGGRIIGVSSMSGIAGNVGQGNYAASKAGVIGHVQACAPLAAERGATINAVAPGFIETKMTAAIPLFVREAGRRMNSMTQGGLPVDVAETIAWYANPASAGVNGNVVRVCGQSLLGA, from the coding sequence ATGGCCGACCGATACCAGCAGTTCACCTCGTCCGCGCTCGGACGGCAGGTCGTCAAGCGACTCGGCCTGCCCGCGCCGACACCGTTGCGCCGGCACCGGCCGGGCGACCCGGTGGTCGCCGGGCCCGTGCTGCTCGGCGCCGCTCCCGGTTCCCGGCTCGGTGAGGCGATCGAGTCCGTCACCAAGAACGCCCAGGCCCAGGTGCACCGCACGCCCGCCGAGGGTGAGCGCTACGCGGCGCTGGTCTTCGACGCCACCGGCATCCGCAGCAGCGAGCAGCTGCACGAGCTGCACACCTTCTTCAGCCCGACGATCCGGCAGATCGACCGCTGCGGTCGGCTGGTCGTGCTCGGCACCCCGCCGGAGACCGTGTCCGACCCACGGGAGCGGGCCGCGCAGCGCGCCCTGGAGGGCTTCGTCCGCACCGCGGGCAAGGAGCTCAAACGCGGCGCGACCGCCCAGCTGGTCCACGTCGCCGACGGGGCCGAGGGGGCGGTGGAGTCCACGCTGCGGTTCCTGCTGTCGGCCAAGTCCGCCTACGTCTCCGGCCAGGTGGTGCGGATCGGTCCCGCCGAGGTCCCGGACGTGGACTGGGAGAAGCCGCTCCAGGACAAGGTCGCGCTGGTCACCGGCGCCTCCCGGGGCATCGGCGAGGCCATCGCGGAGACCCTGGCGCGCGACGGGGCGCACGTGGTCTGCCTGGACGTGCCCGCGCAGGGCGGGGACCTGGCCCGGGTCGCCAACCGCATCGGCGGGTCGACGCTGCAGCTGGACATCACCGCCGAGGACGCGCCGCAGCGCATCGCGGACCACGTCGCGCAGCGGCACGACGGCGTGGACGTCGTGGTGCACAACGCGGGCATCACCCGCGACAAGACGATCGGCCGGATGTCCCGCCAGCAGTGGGACGCGGTGCTGGCGGTCAACCTGACCTCGCAGGAGCGGATCAACGAGGTCCTGCTCGCGGACGGCTCCCCGCTGCGGCGGGGCGGGCGGATCATCGGGGTGTCGTCGATGAGCGGCATCGCGGGCAACGTCGGGCAGGGCAACTACGCCGCGTCCAAGGCCGGGGTGATCGGGCACGTGCAGGCGTGCGCACCGCTGGCGGCGGAGCGCGGCGCCACGATCAACGCGGTCGCCCCCGGGTTCATCGAGACCAAGATGACCGCGGCGATCCCGCTGTTCGTGCGGGAGGCCGGTCGCCGGATGAACAGCATGACGCAGGGCGGGCTGCCGGTGGACGTGGCGGAGACCATCGCCTGGTACGCCAACCCCGCCTCGGCCGGGGTGAACGGCAACGTCGTCCGCGTCTGCGGCCAGAGCCTGCTCGGTGCCTGA
- a CDS encoding acetyl-CoA C-acetyltransferase, whose protein sequence is MATARRVAIIGGNRIPFARSGGPYARASNQDMLTAALDGLVARFGLQGERIGEFVAGAVLKHSRDFNLARETVLGSGLDPRTPAHDVQMACATGLEAVVSVANKIALGQLEVGIAGGVDSASDAPIALNDDLRRVLLRANHAKTAAARLKALTGVRPQHVVPEIPRNAEPRTGLSMGEHAAKTALAWGITREEQDELAARSHQRLAAAYERGFFDDLLTSYLGLARDQNLRPDSSVEKLAKLKPVFGRGEGATMTAGNSTPLTDGAATVLLASEEWAAQRKLPVLAYLGDVVPAAVDHVSGDEGLLMAPAYAVPQLLDRTGLSLGDFDFYEVHEAFASQVLATLKAWQDPEFCKERLGRDEPLGEIDPEKLNVVGSSLAAGHPFAATGGRIVATLAKLLAEKGSGRGLISICAAGGQGMTAVLERP, encoded by the coding sequence ATGGCCACCGCTCGACGAGTCGCGATCATCGGCGGCAACCGGATCCCGTTCGCGCGGTCCGGCGGCCCCTACGCCCGCGCCTCCAACCAGGACATGCTCACCGCTGCGCTGGACGGGCTGGTCGCCCGGTTCGGGCTGCAGGGCGAGCGGATCGGCGAGTTCGTGGCCGGGGCGGTGCTCAAGCACAGCCGCGACTTCAACCTCGCCCGCGAGACCGTGCTCGGCTCCGGGCTGGACCCGCGCACCCCCGCGCACGACGTGCAGATGGCCTGCGCGACCGGGCTGGAAGCCGTGGTCTCGGTGGCCAACAAGATCGCCCTCGGCCAGCTGGAGGTCGGCATCGCCGGTGGTGTCGACTCGGCCAGCGACGCGCCGATCGCGCTCAACGACGACCTGCGCCGCGTCCTGCTGCGCGCCAACCACGCCAAGACCGCGGCCGCTCGGCTCAAGGCGCTGACCGGTGTCCGCCCGCAGCACGTCGTGCCGGAGATCCCGCGCAACGCCGAACCGCGCACCGGGCTGTCCATGGGCGAGCACGCGGCCAAGACCGCGCTGGCCTGGGGCATCACCCGGGAGGAGCAGGACGAGCTGGCCGCGCGCAGCCACCAGCGGCTCGCCGCCGCCTACGAGCGCGGGTTCTTCGACGACCTGCTCACCTCGTACCTGGGCCTGGCCCGCGACCAGAACCTGCGCCCGGACAGCTCGGTGGAGAAGCTCGCCAAGCTCAAGCCGGTGTTCGGCCGCGGTGAGGGCGCGACGATGACGGCGGGCAACTCCACCCCGCTCACCGACGGCGCGGCCACCGTCCTGCTGGCCAGCGAGGAGTGGGCCGCGCAGCGGAAGCTGCCGGTGCTGGCCTACCTCGGTGACGTGGTGCCGGCGGCGGTGGACCACGTCAGCGGCGACGAGGGGCTGCTCATGGCCCCGGCGTACGCGGTGCCGCAGCTGCTGGACCGCACCGGCCTGTCGCTGGGCGACTTCGACTTCTACGAGGTGCACGAGGCGTTCGCCTCGCAGGTCCTGGCGACGCTCAAGGCCTGGCAGGACCCGGAGTTCTGCAAGGAGCGGCTGGGCCGCGACGAGCCGCTGGGCGAGATCGACCCGGAGAAGCTGAACGTGGTGGGCTCCTCGCTGGCGGCGGGTCACCCGTTCGCCGCGACGGGCGGCCGCATCGTGGCCACCCTGGCGAAGCTGCTCGCCGAGAAGGGCTCCGGCCGAGGTCTCATCTCCATCTGCGCCGCGGGCGGCCAAGGCATGACCGCCGTCCTCGAACGCCCCTGA